The stretch of DNA GCCGGTTCTCTGAAAAGGATGAATTATTGTCAGGAGATTTATCCGAGTTTAATCAGGTTACCCAGGAATTCTATAATGAACTGCCTTATGGTGAATTAGTCAGCGCCCGTATTGTAGAATATGACGAATTTATCAAGGGCGACGCCAAAGCCGCCCAGCTGCCCCCGGGCGAGCAGGAGTTTTTTGCTTTAGAGCAAAAAATGGTGCTGCTGTTAACCATTAAAATTTTACAAAAACAACAGGTTTACATTCCCCCTACCCCTAGCGCACCGGCACCCTCTCCGAACAGCGACCTGGACAGTGGTCTGCCGCCCGTGGATGAATCGGAAACTTCCGAACCGGCAACCGGCGATCAAGACAAACCTGCGACTGCCACATAAAATCAAGTTGACGGAAAAACCAAGTAATACCGACATATTTTGGCGGTACAGTTTAAAAAATGTAACCCGCTTCGAGACACCTGAATATCATGCACTATAAAACTATAAAGGGGGATTTCATGAATGTCCAAAAATGACTTGCTCGATCTGCCCCAGGATGACCGGGGAAAAAGCAAGAGTTACGCCACAGCCGCTTGCGTCAATGTATCCGGCGGGACCCAACCGGAATGTGTAAGCACCACCGCTCCCATAACTTATATCAGAGGTCCGGTAACTGTAAAAATACCCGTTGTACTGGCTGAACTAACGGTACAAGTGAACTTGAATTCTATGATTACCCTGCCTGAACCTGCCCTGGAAATTAAAAGAATTAAAAAACGTTTAAAGGTAACCCAGTGTTTGCTGCTGCAGGATACCAATGTACTGTTCCTCAAGGGTTTTGTTCGTAAAAACATTGAATATGCTACCCGCAGCTGTGCAAACGCCGAAGGCGTTTGCGGTGACATCCGTCACTGCACTGTTGACGTACCCTTCAGTTGCTCAACACCTGTCACTTTTAACGGGGCTACACCGGCCACACTTAATTTAAATACACGGGAAGAGTTTGAATTTTTCCGTACCCAGGATCTGTCAGACCGGGAGTTTGCTGAAAAAGACTTCTTGCTGTCCGGTGACATGTCAGAGTTTAACCAGATCAGCCAGGAATATTTCAATGAACTGCCCTTCTGTGAACTAATCAGCGCCCGCATTGTGGAGTATGATGAGCTAATCAACCGTATACGGCCCGCCCATACCAAACTGCCCTTTGAAGAAAAAGAGTTCAAACAAATTGAAGAAAAAATGGTGCTTTTTATTACCCTGAAGATCTTACAAAACCAACAGGTAATAGTGCCTTCACAAAGCACTTAAGTTATTTGTGGGAAGTAACCACAGCAAGCCGCTGCCAGGTTGCTTCCCTTCTTACCTTCTTATAGCAACCCCATTATCATGCCATTTCCTTTGTTTCCATTATTTTACTTTCAATGTATGCAGTCTTTTTCTTTTTGCTACTGTGCCACGCATTTTTTGTTTTTATAGAATTAGCTAAATCCTTCTTTGCTCACCCAACTATCAGTGTTTGCCAATTCTTTGGCCGAAGTGCACCAACTCTGGTTTTCCACATCCTTTATCTACAGTGGGGACGGTTCATAAAACCACCGCCGGCAATTCTTCTATCTGGTTTTTTTTCCATAAAAAGTAACATAAAATATTTTCCCTGAATAACATGCAGTAAAATAATTAAAGGAGGATTGCCACCATGTCTGGATGCTTCCCACCCCACAAACCCTGTGGCAAAGTGGTCACCGGCGGCGTGCAGCCCGAATGTGCCAGTGTTACGGTTCCCATTACCGGACTGTCAAGCGGCGCCACAGTTAAAATACCGGTAGTGCTGGCTGAATTGACGATCCAGGTAAATATCAATTCAATTGTAACCCTGCCGGAACCGGCTTTGGAAATTAAGGACATTAAAAAACGCGTTAAGGTAACTCAATGCTTGCTGCTGCAAGACCCGGCAGCCCCCGGCGGGCCCGCTACCCTTTCGATTAAAGGCTTTGTACGCAAGAACATTGATTATGCCACTCGCCTTTGCGCCAATTTAGAAGGGGTTTGCGGCGATATCCGGCACTGTACGGTTGACGTACCCTTTAGCTGCATGACGCAGGTTGTCTTTAACGGCGCCACACCCGCTTCCATTCTGGTAAATACAACCGAAGAATTTGAGTTTTTCCGCAGTCAACCACTCAAAGGCCATGGTTTCGCCGAAAAAGACCGCTTGCTGTCAGGCGATCTTTCCGAGTTTAACCAGGTAAGCCAGGAATTTTTCAACGAGCTGCCTTTCTGTGAGTTAATCAGTGCCCGTATTGTTGAGTTTGACGAATATCTCAACCGCCGGCGTCCTAAGACCTGTGCTTTGCCCTTTGAGGAAAAAGAATTCAGGCAAGTGGAAGAAAAAATGGTGCTTTATCTTACCCTTAAAATTCTGCAAAATCAACAAGTGGCCATCCCCCCCTTGGGTCCCGGTTAAAATGCAGCCAAAAACACTCGAAACCCTTTCGAGTGTTTTTTTATGGTTAAAGTAACCGAATTGCCTGCACAGGAATAAATTAACATTAAATATATGCAAGGAGGTTGCCTATGAATAAGAAGGAATTTAAACAGTATATCCAGGCAATGGTTGATTCCATGCTGGAGAAAATACCGGATTACGACGCTTCGGAAGAAGATCTGGCCGGTATTTTTCAGGAATACCCTGATGACATCCCTGATGAACTGATCGAAGAACTATACACCAAGCTGCAAGCAAGTGGCGGTTTTGCCGATGACGGCGACTGGGATAACATATACCAGTGGAGCGAGCTGCTTGACTGGGCAGGTTTTAAAGAAAGTGGCGGTTACTGCAGCAGTGATGACAGCTGTGATTTTTGCGATGAATCTGCCTGGGATAACCCATGCCCCCCGTCAAAACCAAAATTCAAGCCGCCGTTTAAAAAGCACTGCTCGGATGACAAGTGGTTGAAATGCTTTATCTTAACCTGTCTTAAACTAAAACTGATTCTCTGTCTGCTTAAAAACCCCCGGTTCGGGTTACAGGAAATAAAGCGGGAAATTAAGCTCATTGAAAATGCTGTCTTTAGCCCTACCTTTGGATTAAAGGAAATTAAAAAAGAAATTCGCCGTCTGGAATGCGGCATCTTTAACCCTACCTTCGGTTTGCCGGAAATCAAAGCCGAGGTGTCGGCTATTGAAGCCGCTGTCTTCAGTGAAACCTTCGGCCTGAGCGAAATCAAGGCTGAGGTGTCCGATATCCTGGCTTTGGTCAGCAACCTGGATTTAGCCCTGTTGTCGGATATTAAGTCTGAAGTGTCCGCCATTGAGTCGGCGGTCTTCAGCCAAACCTTCGGCCTCAGCGAAATCAAGGCTGAGGTGTCCGATATCCTGGCTTTGGTCAGCAACCTGGATTTAGCCCTGTTGTCGGATATTAAGTCCGAAGTGTCCGCTATTGAGTCGGCCGTCTTCAGCCAAACCTTCGGCCTCAGCGAAATCAAAGCCGAGGTGTCCGATATCCTGGCTTTGGTCAGCAACCTGGATTTAGCCCTGTTGTCGGATATTAAGTCCGAAGTGTCCGCTATTGAGTCGGCCGTCTTCAGCCAAACCTTCGGCCTCAGCGAAATCAAAGCCGAGGTGTCCGATATCCTGGCTTTGGTCAGCAACCTGGATTTAGCCCTGTTGTCGGATATTAAGTCCGAAGTGTCCGCTATTGAGTCGGCGGTCTTCAGCCAAACCTTCGGCCTCAGCGAAATCAAAGCCGAGGTGTCCGATATCCTGGCTTTGGTCAGCAACCTGGATTTAGCCCTGTTGTCGGATATTAAGTCCGAAGTGTCCGCTATTGAGTCGGCGGTCTTCAGCCAAACCTTCGGCCTCAGCGAAATCAAAGCCGAGGTGTCCGATATCCTGGCCATTGTGACAGATATTGTTCTCAACCCTGTATTTGGCATTAGCGAAATTAAGGCCGAGGTGTCGGCACTGGAATCTGCAGTGGCAGGTATCATGGATGAGATTAGCAGCCAGACCTTTGGTCTTAGTGAAATCAAAGCTGAGGTGTCGGCTATTGAAGCCGCCGTCTTCAGCGAAACCTTCGGCTTGAGCGAAATCAAGGCTGAAGTGTCCGACATCCTGGCCATTGTATCCAATCTGGACTTTGCCCTGTTCTCTGATATTAAGTCCGAAGTGTCGGCTATTGAAGCCGCCGTCTTCAGCGAAACCTTCGGCTTGAGTGAAATCAAGGCTGAAGTGTCCGACATCCTGGCCATTGTATCCAATCTGGACTTTGCCCTGTTCTCTGATATTAAGTCCGAAGTGTCCGCCATTGAAGCCGCAGTCTTCAGCCAAACCTTCGGCTTGAGTGAAATCAAAGCCGAGGTGTCGGCTATTGAAGCCGCCGTCTTCAGCGAAACCTTCGGCTTGAGTGAAATCAAGGCTGAAGTGTCAGCCATTCAAAATGATGTAGACGGCATTACCGCCTTACTTATATCTATCTTAGTTCTCCTGTTGGATTCTGACTTTAGCCTGCCTGAGATAAAAACCGAAGTCTCAGCCATTGAATCCGCTCTCTTTAGCGAAACCTTCGGACTCAGTGAAATCAAGGCGGAGGTATCCGATATCCTGGCTATCGTATCCAATCTGGACTTTGCCCTGTTCTCTGATATTAAGTCCGAAGTGTCCGCCATCGAAGCGGCCGTCTTCAGTGAAACCTTCGGCCTGAGCGAAATCAAGGCTGAGGTGTCGGCTATTGAAACCGCCGTCTTCAGTGAAACCTTCGGCCTGCAGGAAATAAAATCTGAAGTTTCAGCTATACTGGCTGAATTTGACCAGCTTATGCTGTGCAAAGGCCCTGCCGCCAATTTAACCACCGGCCCCTTCCTGGCCACAACCCAGGAATACAATATGGAAGTAGAAGCCTTTAACGCCACCGGCACCTTCCAGAGCGTTACCTTCCAGGTGTTTTCCTTAGAAACCTGCCCGGCTTCCCTGCTTGACTCGGTGGCCTTCACCAACATCACCCCCTGCTGCGGCGCCCGGGCTTCTCTCAATATCGCCGGACCCCTGCGCAGCATCATATTGAAAGCCCAAACCAGCTCTACTTTCGGCCTCTTCCTGTATGCCGTATCCATAACGGGCGGCGGCGGCAAGGTCAGCCAATTCCATTCCTCAGACTTTCTGCCCCTGGGTACCTTCTGCGTTTAAGCAGTCTTTGTGCCGGCAACCGTGGTTGCCGGCACACTAATTACCGCTGGCAACCAAGTAACATTTATCAAACTTTGTCATATTATGTAAAAGAAATCTTTTAGAGGAGGTCTTGCCTGTGCATAACTGGGACGACGACAACCCTTGGGGCAAATGGGGCAAAAAATGTTATGACCCCGGCTGTGGCGAGGAGCCCGGCGAAGATGGCTTTGACAGCGAAGATACATGCGATTTTGACCAAACGGCCCTGCTGCTGCACAAAATTATTAAAGCCCTGTGCATACTAAAGCGGGAAATTGCCAAGTGCGAAGAAATTTTATGCAACCCCAAGTTTGGCCTGAAAGAAATCAAACGGGAAGTGCGCAATATTGAACGGGGCGTTTTCAGCCCCACCTTCGGCCTGCCGGAAATTAAAGCCGAAGTTTCCACCGTGCAAACCATTGTGGGCGGCATTATGGATATGCTGGATAATCCCACTTTCGGGCTGCCGGAAATTAAGGCGGAAGTATCTGATATTCTGGCCATTGTCAGCAACCTTAACCTGGACTTCCCCGTCACTCTCTTATCTGACATTAAATCAGAAGTTTCCGCCATTGAAGCAGCGGTCTTCAGCCCAACCTACGGCCTGCCGGAAATTAAAGCCGAAGTCAGCCAGATCCTGGCCAACCAGAGTGAAAGCCCCCTGCTCACCACCGGTCCTTTTACCGTAGACTGCAACGAACTGACCATGCTGCTGAAGGCTTTAAACAACACCGCTACACCCCAGAGCGTTACTTTTGTGATACGCAACCTGACCAACTGCCCGACGGTGGCGGTAAGTGAGGTGGGGCTGGCGGTACCCGCCTGCTGCAGCGAAGATACTGAAGTAGCCATCCCCGGCAGCGGCCAAAGAAACATTGAGGTCAGGGCCAGCCGCAGCTCGGCCGACGGTGTGCTGGTCTACCTGGCCACCAAAACCGGCATGCCCTTCAGCGCAGGGAGCAAAGTAAATGAATTTAAGCATGCGGAATGGGTGCCTGTAGCCACTTTCTGTTCCTAAACCCGGGTCGGCAGCTGCGGCTGCCGACCTTTTATTGCACAGCTTTTCTCCCGGCAGCATATACTGGCTTAGAAAAAACACGGAGGAAAGCCATGATTTCTTTATGCATGATTGTCAAAAATGAGGAACACAACCTGGCCAGGTGTCTCAACAGTGTTAAAAACTGTGTTGATGAAATAATTATCGTGGATACCGGTTCAACCGACGGCACCCTGACAATTGCCCGGCAGTATGGCGCCAAAATTTATCATTATCAGTGGGATGAAGACTTTGCCGCCGCCCGCAATTACAGCCTGGAACAGGCCGGCGGGGAGTGGATTCTTTATCTGGACGCTGATGAAGAACTGGAACCTAATAGCTGTGAGCGCCTGCGGGCCCTGGCCGCTGACCCCCTTTATGAAGCATATTTTTTCCAAATCATTAACCTTACAGATAATAATGCTCCTTTAAAACATATTAATGTGCGGATGTTTCGCAATAAGCCCCGGTACCGCTTCACCGGAAAACTGCACGAACAAATTATCAGCGCCATCCCCCCCCGCAGCGGCCGGCCGCCGGTGGTTAACTCCGGCCTTTGCATTATCCACTACGGCTACCTGGCCAGGGAATTTTTGATCAAAAACAAAGCGGTGCGCAATCACCGCATCAACCAGCGCCTGGTGGAGGAGGAACCTGATAACCCCTTTTATCTGTACAGTCTGGGCGGCTCTTGTGTAAATTTGAACGACCTGACCGGCGCCATCACCCATTACCGCAAAGCCCTGCAGCACGTCAACCTGCGGGCCATGTATGCCCCCAGCATTTTTATTTCCCTTATTTCCTGCCTGTCCAAAACCGGCCGGCTGGTGGAGGCGGCAGAGTATATAGAACAGGGCAAAACACACTACCCTGACTATGTGGATATTCATTTTGTTGAAGGAGAGTTTTACCACCGCCTAGGCCATCTTCAACGGGCTGTGGCCTGCTATGAAAAATGCCTGCAGTTGGGAGAACAACTGGCGGGCAAATATACTTCCCGTACCGGGGTGGGCAGCTTCCTCCCCTGTTTTAAGCTGGCGGAGATTTATCAACAGGAAGGCCGTCTAAAAGAAGCCCTGGCCTATCAAATTGCCGGTTTAAAGTATCAGCCCGCCGACATCAACCAGTATATTGCACTGGCCCGCTTGCTGCAGCAAGCGGCAAGCAGCAGGCAGCAGCTTTATGAAATATTAAAGGAAAATATCAAACATAAGGATCAGGTTGCCCGGCGACTGCTGCTGGCCCGTATTTTTTACGAAATTGGCGAATATGAACAGGCCCTTGAATTATTCAACGAACTGCCGGACGACCGGCAGGAAACCGCTTATTATAAAGCATTAACCTGCATTAAGAGCGGCCGCCGGGCAGCCGCCCGGCAAAGCATGGCTTACATCCGGCAGTCTCATTTATATGAAAGTGTGCTGGCAGAATTGTTGCCGGCCTGCTGGACCGCCGCTCCCCCGGAGGATGTGCTGCCTTACCTGGAACATGAGGCGTGGCCAGCCCCGGAACACCGCAGCATTATACTGAATATAAACCACCTGTTGTTAGACCGGCCGGCCGCCTCAGAAATCAACCTGCATAACTACTACGTCAACCAGATTGTAAATCAACTGCTGGCCCAAAAAGCCTTTAGCGCCGTGGATAAAATTTTAAACCAGGGCGGTTTGACCGCTGCAGCAGATAAAATCAACTATTTAATGCAAGATGACAGCAATCCC from Desulforamulus hydrothermalis Lam5 = DSM 18033 encodes:
- a CDS encoding CsxC family protein, with product MSGCFPPHKPCGKVVTGGVQPECASVTVPITGLSSGATVKIPVVLAELTIQVNINSIVTLPEPALEIKDIKKRVKVTQCLLLQDPAAPGGPATLSIKGFVRKNIDYATRLCANLEGVCGDIRHCTVDVPFSCMTQVVFNGATPASILVNTTEEFEFFRSQPLKGHGFAEKDRLLSGDLSEFNQVSQEFFNELPFCELISARIVEFDEYLNRRRPKTCALPFEEKEFRQVEEKMVLYLTLKILQNQQVAIPPLGPG
- a CDS encoding CsxC family protein, with translation MSKNDLLDLPQDDRGKSKSYATAACVNVSGGTQPECVSTTAPITYIRGPVTVKIPVVLAELTVQVNLNSMITLPEPALEIKRIKKRLKVTQCLLLQDTNVLFLKGFVRKNIEYATRSCANAEGVCGDIRHCTVDVPFSCSTPVTFNGATPATLNLNTREEFEFFRTQDLSDREFAEKDFLLSGDMSEFNQISQEYFNELPFCELISARIVEYDELINRIRPAHTKLPFEEKEFKQIEEKMVLFITLKILQNQQVIVPSQST
- a CDS encoding tetratricopeptide repeat-containing glycosyltransferase family 2 protein gives rise to the protein MISLCMIVKNEEHNLARCLNSVKNCVDEIIIVDTGSTDGTLTIARQYGAKIYHYQWDEDFAAARNYSLEQAGGEWILYLDADEELEPNSCERLRALAADPLYEAYFFQIINLTDNNAPLKHINVRMFRNKPRYRFTGKLHEQIISAIPPRSGRPPVVNSGLCIIHYGYLAREFLIKNKAVRNHRINQRLVEEEPDNPFYLYSLGGSCVNLNDLTGAITHYRKALQHVNLRAMYAPSIFISLISCLSKTGRLVEAAEYIEQGKTHYPDYVDIHFVEGEFYHRLGHLQRAVACYEKCLQLGEQLAGKYTSRTGVGSFLPCFKLAEIYQQEGRLKEALAYQIAGLKYQPADINQYIALARLLQQAASSRQQLYEILKENIKHKDQVARRLLLARIFYEIGEYEQALELFNELPDDRQETAYYKALTCIKSGRRAAARQSMAYIRQSHLYESVLAELLPACWTAAPPEDVLPYLEHEAWPAPEHRSIILNINHLLLDRPAASEINLHNYYVNQIVNQLLAQKAFSAVDKILNQGGLTAAADKINYLMQDDSNPCRVEMAARLALAAVKMGSVQPDWLFAWGKYFYHNNRLATAQAALQQALRLHPRNGRYQQLLIFIYGRQTLQMVQTALRHYPANPQFTRRLIELHEFLNLDAGLKGVH